One Vicinamibacterales bacterium DNA window includes the following coding sequences:
- a CDS encoding DUF2207 domain-containing protein, with amino-acid sequence MPITLSTRRDRAGHICGLLVALLLCATAAGAGPGNYKATRFDVSATAVRGDLEVHESITFEFESGTFTYVWRDIPAARTDGIDVLGVEMDGVRLTEGGPVHFTVDGGNRVRVEWRFPETGPSVHRFDLRYRARGIAYREGASDVLRWRALPAEHRYRIDASHIEFAPQGAQVQPLETRHIATTAVHGTSEAIAIDAAGIDPNGSLVAELRYPAGALDAPDPAWRSRTAAARQLAPRWAMGGASVFVIGLLALLALWRAYPPVEPLPAETTAIEPPEPMPAGLAAVLAANGRVSNSHVIGTLLDLADRGALVIREVRGRLGVRSYELAQVTGSHDLQPHEEEALRIAFADQGEDVTWSRARGRLARGTSRFAAAVNEELQQRGWLDPERKAVRNRLTAVSIVLILLGTVGCIAVAPLVPTHDGWPFLLPAGAIVAAIVGFGLVASRSPLSDQGRIEAARWRGFRRHLKTLAAADADPGGALPSRWIVYATALGLGLSWARYLKRHPGYVPEWFVTTGGDGGHAFAAFVGASGAGGGGAAGAAAAGGGGSGAG; translated from the coding sequence ATGCCGATCACTTTATCGACGCGACGTGACAGAGCAGGTCACATCTGCGGCCTGCTGGTGGCGCTGCTGCTCTGCGCGACGGCGGCCGGCGCGGGGCCTGGTAACTACAAGGCAACGCGATTCGACGTGTCGGCGACCGCGGTGCGCGGCGACCTCGAGGTGCACGAGTCGATCACGTTCGAGTTCGAGTCTGGCACCTTCACCTACGTCTGGCGCGACATTCCGGCCGCGCGCACCGACGGCATCGACGTGCTCGGCGTCGAAATGGACGGCGTCCGGCTGACCGAAGGCGGCCCCGTCCACTTCACCGTCGACGGCGGCAACCGGGTGCGCGTCGAATGGCGCTTTCCCGAGACCGGCCCGTCGGTCCACCGCTTCGATCTCCGTTACCGTGCACGCGGGATCGCCTACCGCGAGGGGGCCAGCGACGTCCTGCGCTGGCGCGCGCTGCCGGCGGAACACCGCTATCGCATCGACGCCAGCCACATCGAGTTCGCGCCGCAAGGTGCGCAGGTGCAGCCGCTCGAGACGCGTCACATCGCGACGACGGCCGTGCACGGCACGAGCGAGGCGATCGCCATCGACGCCGCCGGGATCGATCCCAACGGCTCGCTCGTCGCCGAGCTGCGGTATCCCGCCGGCGCCCTGGACGCGCCGGATCCGGCGTGGCGGAGCCGCACGGCGGCGGCACGCCAGCTCGCCCCGCGGTGGGCGATGGGAGGCGCCAGTGTCTTCGTGATCGGGCTGTTGGCCCTGCTGGCGCTGTGGCGTGCGTATCCGCCGGTCGAGCCCCTGCCCGCCGAGACGACGGCCATCGAGCCGCCCGAGCCGATGCCGGCCGGACTCGCCGCGGTGCTGGCGGCGAACGGGCGCGTCTCCAACTCTCACGTGATCGGAACGCTGCTCGACCTCGCGGACCGCGGTGCGCTCGTCATCCGCGAAGTTCGCGGGCGGCTCGGCGTGCGCAGCTACGAGCTGGCGCAGGTCACCGGCAGCCACGACCTCCAGCCTCACGAGGAGGAAGCGCTGCGCATCGCGTTCGCCGATCAGGGCGAAGACGTGACCTGGTCGCGGGCCCGAGGACGGCTGGCGCGCGGCACCAGTCGCTTCGCGGCCGCCGTCAACGAAGAACTGCAGCAGCGCGGATGGCTGGACCCCGAACGCAAGGCCGTCCGCAACCGCCTGACCGCCGTTTCCATCGTGTTGATCCTGCTCGGCACGGTCGGCTGCATCGCGGTCGCGCCGCTCGTGCCGACCCATGACGGCTGGCCGTTTCTGCTGCCCGCGGGCGCGATCGTCGCGGCCATCGTCGGCTTCGGGCTTGTGGCGTCGCGCTCGCCGCTGTCGGACCAGGGACGGATCGAAGCGGCGCGCTGGCGCGGATTCCGGCGCCACTTGAAGACGCTGGCAGCGGCCGACGCCGATCCCGGCGGCGCCCTTCCCTCGCGCTGGATCGTCTACGCGACGGCGCTCGGCCTCGGTCTCTCCTGGGCGCGGTATCTCAAGCGCCATCCCGGCTACGTGCCTGAGTGGTTCGTGACGACCGGCGGGGACGGCGGCCATGCGTTCGCCGCCTTCGTCGGCGCCAGCGGCGCGGGCGGCGGCGGGGCCGCGGGTGCGGCGGCGGCCGGCGGCGGCGGATCCGGAGCTGGTTGA
- a CDS encoding ATP synthase F0 subunit C yields the protein MGAGIGLGLAVIGAGLGIGKLAAGAAEAIGRQPSAAAQITGAVNLPLFLLEGVAILAEVFALLIVLMKT from the coding sequence ATGGGGGCCGGCATCGGCCTCGGTCTGGCGGTCATCGGCGCGGGCCTTGGTATTGGCAAGCTCGCAGCGGGCGCGGCCGAGGCGATTGGCCGCCAGCCGAGCGCCGCGGCGCAGATCACCGGCGCGGTGAACCTGCCGCTGTTCCTGCTGGAAGGCGTCGCGATCCTCGCGGAAGTCTTCGCGCTGCTCATCGTGCTGATGAAGACGTAG
- a CDS encoding VWA domain-containing protein, with protein sequence MKRHILTLSIAASCLLAIHPLGAQSTPAEIYAGVLDKNGDAVTGLTGADFRVREDGAVREVLKASEATEPMTIALLVDDSQAASPAIQMIREALDGFIPALAGKGEITLTTFGERPTIAVDYTADQKKLLDGAHHIFARPGSGAYLMDAIVDVCKGFQKREAKRPVIVVLAIDAEIEYSNRHYQEVVDAIDKAHATLHTITLGNPNNSRTDEVRNRNQVIATSTERTGGRRDNVLALTGAAPRMKQLAGELAHQYLVTYSRPETLIPPEKIEVTVGNPALTVHARTRNAQVGAK encoded by the coding sequence ATGAAACGCCACATCTTGACGCTGTCGATCGCCGCCTCGTGCCTGCTGGCGATCCACCCGCTCGGCGCCCAGTCCACACCCGCCGAGATCTACGCCGGCGTCCTCGACAAGAACGGCGACGCGGTGACCGGCCTGACCGGCGCGGATTTCCGCGTCCGCGAAGACGGCGCGGTCCGCGAAGTGCTCAAGGCCAGTGAGGCCACCGAGCCGATGACCATCGCGCTGCTCGTCGACGACAGCCAGGCGGCCTCGCCGGCCATCCAGATGATCCGCGAGGCGCTCGACGGATTCATCCCGGCGCTCGCCGGCAAGGGAGAGATCACCCTCACGACGTTCGGCGAACGGCCGACCATCGCGGTCGACTATACCGCCGACCAGAAGAAGCTGCTCGACGGCGCGCACCACATCTTTGCGCGGCCGGGATCGGGCGCCTACCTGATGGATGCGATCGTCGACGTCTGCAAAGGCTTCCAGAAGCGCGAAGCGAAGCGTCCGGTGATCGTCGTGCTCGCCATCGACGCCGAGATCGAATACAGCAACCGGCACTATCAGGAAGTCGTCGACGCGATCGACAAGGCGCACGCCACGCTGCACACGATCACGCTGGGCAATCCCAACAACAGCCGCACCGACGAGGTGCGCAATCGCAACCAGGTGATCGCCACGAGCACCGAACGCACCGGCGGCCGCCGCGACAACGTGCTGGCCCTGACCGGCGCCGCGCCGCGGATGAAACAGCTGGCCGGCGAGCTCGCGCACCAGTACCTGGTGACCTACTCGCGCCCGGAGACGCTGATTCCGCCAGAGAAAATCGAGGTCACCGTGGGGAATCCGGCCCTCACGGTTCATGCGCGCACGCGGAACGCGCAGGTGGGAGCCAAATGA
- a CDS encoding HD domain-containing protein: protein MPRLTTRYDEAFAYAHAVHATQARKGTGVPYLGHLIGVSSIVIDDGGTEDEAIAALLHDAAEDQGGRPRLDDIRARFGDAVAKIVEDCTDSWTTPKAPWADRKRQYIEHAHTLDASSLRVSAADKVHNSYAILRGLRTVGDRVWERFNATPDDILAYYQGLVRAYRDAGGSPLVDELERIVRGIAREMGY from the coding sequence ATGCCGCGACTGACCACCCGCTACGACGAGGCGTTCGCCTACGCGCACGCCGTCCACGCGACGCAGGCCCGCAAGGGAACCGGCGTCCCCTATCTCGGACACCTGATCGGCGTCTCCTCGATTGTGATCGACGACGGCGGCACGGAGGACGAGGCGATCGCGGCGCTGCTGCACGACGCCGCCGAGGACCAGGGCGGCCGGCCCAGGCTCGACGATATCCGCGCCAGGTTCGGCGACGCCGTGGCCAAGATCGTCGAAGACTGCACCGACTCCTGGACCACGCCGAAAGCGCCGTGGGCCGATCGCAAGCGACAGTACATCGAGCACGCGCACACACTCGATGCGTCGAGCCTGCGGGTGTCGGCCGCCGACAAGGTCCACAATAGCTACGCCATCCTGCGCGGCCTGCGGACGGTGGGCGATCGGGTCTGGGAACGCTTCAACGCAACACCCGACGACATCCTCGCGTATTACCAGGGACTGGTGCGCGCCTACCGGGATGCGGGCGGCAGCCCTCTCGTCGACGAACTGGAGCGCATCGTCAGAGGCATCGCACGCGAGATGGGCTACTGA
- a CDS encoding fatty acid desaturase, whose product MKSHYYSRHAGALRAELGAAISREQMRELHGKRPTHHLAIAARQFAILGLATWALIRFDNPWVWLPLAVVQGFTVFNFTILLHEVVHHAVFEGRHPRAERALALLYAIPSGISASQFTRWHLDHHAELGSAEDDPKRHHLSPKINARWYKLLYCTPALFPIYFRAARRESSSYPAALQQAIARERRLSTLFHLSALAAIWYGFGFPAALRTSIVPVFFVFPVAFTLNRLGQHYDIDPADPAKWGTLMRGNWFWDFVYLNSNYHLEHHYFPGVPFYNLPRVQRALLPFYERKNMRWRTYAELLYGWLVLNQAPHTNWDGERVAEGSWMAHR is encoded by the coding sequence GTGAAGTCGCACTATTACTCGCGGCACGCCGGTGCGCTGCGGGCGGAACTCGGTGCCGCCATCTCGCGCGAGCAGATGCGCGAGCTCCACGGCAAGCGGCCGACGCACCATCTGGCCATCGCGGCCCGGCAGTTCGCGATCCTCGGCCTGGCGACGTGGGCGCTCATCCGGTTCGATAACCCGTGGGTGTGGCTGCCGCTCGCCGTCGTGCAGGGGTTCACGGTCTTCAACTTCACGATACTGCTGCACGAGGTGGTCCACCACGCCGTCTTCGAGGGGCGGCACCCGCGAGCGGAACGCGCGCTCGCGCTGCTCTACGCGATTCCGAGCGGCATCTCCGCCAGCCAGTTCACCCGCTGGCACCTCGATCACCATGCCGAGCTCGGCTCGGCCGAGGACGACCCGAAGCGGCACCACCTCTCACCGAAGATCAACGCCCGCTGGTACAAGCTGCTCTACTGCACACCGGCGCTGTTCCCGATCTATTTCCGGGCGGCGCGCCGCGAATCTTCGAGCTACCCGGCGGCGCTGCAGCAGGCGATCGCCCGTGAGCGCCGCCTGTCGACGCTGTTCCATCTCTCGGCGCTCGCCGCCATCTGGTACGGCTTCGGGTTCCCCGCGGCGCTCCGCACCAGCATCGTGCCGGTGTTCTTCGTGTTCCCTGTCGCCTTCACGCTCAACCGGTTGGGACAGCACTACGACATCGATCCCGCGGATCCGGCGAAGTGGGGCACGTTGATGCGAGGGAACTGGTTCTGGGACTTCGTCTATCTGAACTCCAACTACCATCTCGAACATCACTACTTCCCGGGCGTGCCGTTCTACAACCTGCCGCGCGTGCAGCGCGCGCTGCTGCCGTTCTACGAGCGCAAGAACATGCGCTGGCGCACCTACGCCGAGCTGCTCTACGGATGGCTGGTGCTCAATCAGGCGCCGCATACGAACTGGGACGGAGAGCGGGTCGCGGAAGGATCGTGGATGGCGCATCGATGA
- a CDS encoding AtpZ/AtpI family protein: MSNSDKGRPFSFSKATRSLQENASRSGPAAAVSYTLIGSIILLGGLGYGFDAWRGTRPWGVFIGLMLGIVVGFYELIKTSWRR; the protein is encoded by the coding sequence ATGTCCAACTCCGATAAGGGTCGACCGTTTTCCTTCTCCAAGGCAACGCGATCGCTTCAGGAGAACGCGTCCCGCTCGGGCCCGGCCGCGGCGGTCAGCTACACGCTGATCGGCTCGATCATCCTGCTCGGCGGGCTGGGCTACGGGTTCGACGCGTGGCGCGGCACCCGGCCCTGGGGCGTGTTCATCGGGCTGATGTTGGGGATCGTCGTGGGTTTCTACGAGCTGATCAAAACGTCCTGGCGCCGGTAG
- the atpF gene encoding F0F1 ATP synthase subunit B, with protein sequence MNNPLVQPDPGLYIWTIVTFLVLLALLARFAWRPLLDALEQRQDVIRRSLDDARHAKEEVHRLQAESARILSEARSEAAGIIAGTRADAARFADELKQKARADAAALVKGAQREIDTQTLRAIDTIRREAVDLSVSVASKILRRDISPADHDRLVDDAIQEMQVKAQH encoded by the coding sequence ATGAACAACCCGTTGGTCCAGCCCGATCCCGGGCTCTACATCTGGACCATCGTCACGTTCCTGGTGCTGCTGGCGCTGCTGGCGCGCTTTGCCTGGCGTCCGCTGCTCGACGCGCTCGAGCAGCGCCAGGACGTGATCCGCCGTTCGCTCGACGACGCGCGCCACGCCAAGGAGGAAGTGCACCGGCTGCAAGCGGAGTCGGCACGCATTCTGTCCGAGGCCCGCAGCGAGGCGGCCGGCATCATCGCCGGCACTCGGGCGGACGCGGCGCGCTTTGCCGACGAGCTCAAGCAGAAGGCACGCGCCGACGCCGCCGCGCTGGTCAAGGGCGCGCAGCGCGAGATCGACACGCAGACGCTACGTGCGATCGACACCATCCGCCGCGAGGCGGTGGACCTGTCGGTGTCGGTGGCGTCGAAGATCCTGCGCCGCGACATCTCGCCGGCCGACCACGACAGGCTGGTCGACGATGCCATCCAGGAGATGCAGGTGAAGGCCCAGCACTAG
- the atpB gene encoding F0F1 ATP synthase subunit A, whose translation MLQTPEIPPAAAEAAAEKFNAGETIIGHVANSSHEHPLIHLPKVMGIDFSVTKHVLMLWVVAAAIFLVVTWMVRRHVRESPDRLVPSRPMSGLEAIVEFVRDSIVLPNVGKKWVRVWTPLILTFFVFILGANLIGLVPIFDLLGLANHGLLHLPEDAFLSRVVHGGTTSTGNYNVTAALATITFVAIIVAGTRAHGFVHHWKNLAPKGLAWPLYFILIPIEVMGMFVRPFALTMRLAANMTGGHIALLSILSFVFIFTELAGKATAGIGIGVLLSVPLGVGISALEIIVVLVQAYVFTLLTAVFIGMAIHADH comes from the coding sequence ATGCTGCAAACGCCTGAAATTCCGCCGGCCGCAGCCGAGGCGGCCGCGGAGAAATTCAACGCCGGCGAGACGATCATCGGACACGTGGCCAACAGCAGCCACGAGCATCCGCTCATCCACCTGCCCAAGGTGATGGGGATCGACTTCTCGGTGACCAAGCACGTGCTGATGCTCTGGGTGGTCGCCGCCGCCATCTTCCTGGTCGTCACCTGGATGGTGCGCCGCCATGTGCGCGAATCGCCGGACCGGCTCGTCCCGAGCCGCCCGATGAGCGGGCTCGAAGCGATCGTCGAATTCGTGCGCGACTCGATCGTGCTGCCGAACGTCGGCAAGAAGTGGGTCCGCGTCTGGACGCCGCTCATTCTGACATTCTTCGTCTTCATCCTCGGCGCCAACCTCATCGGGCTGGTCCCGATTTTCGATCTGCTCGGACTGGCCAATCACGGCCTGCTGCACCTGCCCGAGGACGCGTTCCTGAGCCGCGTCGTCCACGGCGGCACGACGTCGACCGGCAACTACAACGTCACCGCGGCGCTCGCCACCATCACCTTCGTCGCCATCATCGTCGCCGGCACGCGGGCCCACGGCTTCGTCCACCACTGGAAGAACCTGGCGCCGAAGGGGCTGGCCTGGCCGCTCTACTTCATCCTCATCCCGATCGAGGTCATGGGCATGTTCGTCCGCCCGTTCGCGCTGACGATGCGTCTTGCCGCGAATATGACGGGCGGCCACATCGCGCTGCTGTCGATCCTGTCGTTCGTCTTCATCTTCACGGAGCTGGCCGGTAAGGCGACCGCCGGCATCGGCATCGGTGTGCTGCTGTCGGTCCCGCTCGGGGTCGGCATCTCGGCATTGGAAATCATCGTCGTCCTGGTCCAGGCCTATGTGTTCACGCTGCTCACGGCGGTGTTCATCGGGATGGCGATCCACGCGGATCACTAA